The region caagataacttttaaaattgtacCCCAGGGCTAGTCCTGGTACCACCACACAAAGGCCACCCTTCCAGTGTCTGATGTCCCATACTGCCTTTGCCACGATCATGGTCCCTGAGAACCTTTCTAAGACAAGTCAAGGCCCAGACAGACTCATTCTAagccaaagtgtgtgtgtgtgtgtgtgtgtgtgtgtccatgtaaAAGCACGTGTGTCCATGTGACCCAATCATACGCATCCCCTCCTCACTTCTCAGATTGTACCTGCTGGGGCAGGTGGAAGCCTCTTTCCTTTCAAGTCCATTTTCTTCAGTGGCCTCAGTGGCCATTTTCAATCTTCAGAGCCCAAGGTTGAGAAAATCTACTCCTGAAGGCATCCAACCTGAGTCTTAACTCTCTAGAAGGTACTTAGCACCCCTGATCTGCTTACTGAACAGCTGTTCCTTACGTAAGTTGCTTGTACCGACTTTGCGCATCAGGTAAGCCTCACCTTGTTCCCGTGGGGGCaccacctttccccctccctctgctctttACCCCTCTTtaccttcacttctttttttttttttaattaattaattaatttatttatttatttatttatttatggctgtgttgggtcttcgtttctgtgcgagggctttctctagttgcggcaagcgggggccactcttcatcgcggtgcgcgggcctctcactgttgcggcctctcttgttgcggagcacaggctccagacgcgcaggcttagcaattgtggctcacaggcctagtcgctccgtggcatgtgggatctttccagaccagggctcgaacctgtgtcccctgcattggcaggcagattctcaaccactgcgccaccagggaagcccctttacctTCACTTCTTGCTTCACACTAAATTTTGCTCCTTTCTGAGTTTGGAAAGAAAATGGGGGGAAGGGTGAATCCATAAGAGGAAGtccagagaaagggaaaatagAGACACTTCCCATCATCTCTGTCCGGGATGCTGTCCACGTGGCCACACCTGCCCTCCGATGCCCCAGGGCAGGAAGATGAactgtccctgccctcatgcTTCAGATAGGCACAGGAGGAGTGGGGGCacgggggggggggtgttcctGCTGCCTTCTGCGGGGAGGGGGTCCTGGGCACCCCCTGGAGCATTTATGGAAGTCGTTCTTGGCAGCAAAGTCACAAGAACCTTGTTGCGAAGGAGCACAAGGCTCCCCAGAGACACCGGGCAGAAATGACGAAGTGGAAAAACCCACagtcaaaaaaggaaagaaaaacacgaGGTGCCCTCTTAGGAAAAGACCAGCATCCACTGCCCCCTAACGTGGCTGCCAGTGCCTTCGGTGCCCGCAGGTCAGCGCTGAGTCTCTTTTTGTCCAGAACCAGTTTTCAGTGACTAACCAACTCTGAAGTCCTTGCTTTTCCCTTGGGCCTGCTATTTCTCCCGCTTTCTTGTGGGCtattatttcccctttgattctCTCTCCCACTGTCCCTTCCTCCTTCACCTGGGAAGGCCCCCAGCGAAGACCACCAGACTTGGGTGTGTGCCCAGAGATGGAGCAAAAGAGGACCAAGAACAAAGCCATTAACTCCCGCACCATCTGGGTGGTCCCCTTCCCAGAACTCAGTCGTTTTGACAAGCTTACAAGTTCCAGCCAGAGAACAAGTTTTCCACAGTAGTCAAGCTCAGGGGGGACTGAGGTAACAGGAGCTAAATgctgttgttggttttttaattgaagtatagttgatgtacaatattatataagttacaggtgtacaatatagggaTTGACAAttcttaaaggttatactccatttatagttattataaaatatcagctATCTTCCCCGTGTTGTAAAGGCTGGGTTTGAAGGATGGCAGATTAGCGTAGACAAAGCCAAAATTATACCCAAACCTGTATCAAGTCAGGGCTTCAACAGGCAGCAAAGTTCCCTGGATCCCTGATGATGCCAGAGTCTTTGCTTTGTAACCCCGATCTGAGCAGTGGGTGTATCAATACTCCCCACCGTTCAATCAATACCGACTCGCTGAGTCTCTGCTCTTACCCTAGCGCTCTGCAAACTGCTGTGGACAATGCCAAGAAGCAGAACAATAACATCCTTCCCTTAGTTATCAGGCGGTGGAAATAGGACAAGCACGTGGGAGAGAATCACgtactggtttttttttgttttttttttgttttttgtttttaaagggaacgctatttatttattttattttatttttggctgtgttgggtctttgcttctgtgcgagggctttctctagttgcggcgagcaggggccactcttcatcgtggtgcgcgggcctctcactgtcgcggcctctcttgttgcggagcacaggctccagacgcgcaggctcagtagttgtggctcacgggcctagttgctccgcggcatgtgggatcttcctggaccagggctcgaacccgtgttccctgcattggcaggcagattctcaaccactgcgccaccagggaagccctcacatacTGTTTTATGTGGTTAATTTAACATCAAAGGGAACACACAGTTAATTTGTGCCAGAAGAGTTCAGAAGAAGGTAAATTTGGGGAGTGTACTAGCATCCTAGGGtgtgctgtaacaaatcaccacaaattgggtggcttaaagcaacagaaatgtattctctcaccattctggaggccagaagagtgaagtcaaggtgttggcggGGCCATGCTCCCTACGAAGGTTCTAAGTgtgaggatccttccttgcttcttccagatTCTGGTGGCTTCAGGCAATCTTTGGGTTGTGTCAGCATCACTCCAATCACTGCCTCTGTCTGCACATGGCCGTCTCCGCTGTGTCTTCTAAGGACACTTGtccttggatttagggcccagtCGGGGAATCCAGGACGCTCTCATCACAAGATCCtcaatttaattacatctgcaaagaccgtttttctgttaatatttattgcaatagagttgatttacaatgttgtgttagtttcaggtgtacagcaaagtaattcaattTTGCATACAATTACACATACACATAATTGAATTATACattcaattatataaatatatgtactctttttttaaaaaaattctcttcccttaaaggttattacaagtattgaatatagctccctgtcctatacagtaggtccttgttggttatctattttatatttagtagcgtgtatattttaatcccagactcctaatttatccctccctctctcccccctgccccgtttttccaaataaggtcacattcacgggTTCTGGGGcatggacatatctttttgggtGCCACCATTCAGCCCGCTACGAGTGATATTCCCGATGTCTGGGAAATACACTTTAAttcttcactcattcactcagtcATACGTGTTGTGCACCTGCTACGTGCCAGGCGCCATTCTAGATGCTGGGGACCCAGCCATTCAGGGTCCTACTCTTCGTGGAGTTTCCATTCTAGGGGGAGGGCATGGACAGTGCATGAttacaaataaacaagaaaatattagGGAATAATACAGGCTGTAAGGAAAATGCACCAGGGACATGTGATGGAGAGATTTGGTGGCTACTTTAGACTTAGAAGGGAAAGGCCTTTCTGCCGAGGTGACATGAAGCTGAGGTCTGCCAGGAAAGAGCCAGCGTGTGGAGactgggcagaggaaacagcaagagcAAAGCCCTGATATGGGAGCAAGCTTAGCATCCTCAAGGAGCAGAAAGAAAGGGGCTGGGACGTGGTGAACCAGAAAGGAAGtggcaggaggtggggctggagaggcaGATTGTGACAGATGGTGTGAACCCTGGAGGCTGGATAGGGAGCTTGGCTTTTATGCCAAGAGCCAGGGGAATCCATTCAGTTTCAGCGAGGAGAGCACTGTCAGTTAAGTTATGATCTGGGTGCTGAGAGGAAAACGGGCTGCAGAAGGGCAAGAGTCGATTAGGGAGGTGAGTTACAGGTTAGGAGGTTACTGCTGCTGTAATCAAAGGTATGAATGGTAGCTTGAACCAGGATGTGGTACGGAGATGGAGAGGACAGATTCTGGAAATCTCCTGGAGGTAGAGGTGACAAGATTTCCTGATAGATTGGTCATGTGGGGTAAGTAAAGGAGAGAATCAAGAATGgatcttaggacttccctggtggcacagtggttaagaatccacctgccaacgcaagggacacgggttcaagccctggtccgggaagatccctgccacgaagcaactaagcccgtgaaccacaacttctgagcctgagctctagagcctgcgagccacaactactgaagcctgcacgcctagagcccgtgctccgcaacaagagaagccagcgcaataaGAAgcgcgcgcaccgcaacgaagacccagcgcagccaaaaataaaataaaattaattaattaattaaaaaaaaaagaaataatggatcttaggggactttcctggtggtccagtggttaagacaccatgcttccactgctggaggcactaagatcccacaagctgcatggcccacccccccccccaagaaaagGATcttagtagccaagacatggaagcaacctaaatgtccatcgacagataaatggataaagaagatgtggtacatatatacaatggaatactactcagccataaagaagaatgcaataatgccatttgcggcaacatggatggacctagagattatcatacaaagtaagccagacagcaaaagacaaatatcatatgtaattgcttatatgtggtatcttaaaaaaaaaatggtacaaatgaacttatttacagaacagaaatagacctacagacatagaaaacaaacttatggttaccaacgggaaaagaggggaagggattaattaggagtttgggattaacatacacatactactatatataaaatagataaccaacaaggacctactgtatagcacagggaactatgttcaatattttgtaataacctataagggaaaagaatctgaaaaagaatagatacatatatatgtataattgaatcactgtactgtacatctaaaactaatgcaacattgtaaatcagctatacttcattaaaaaaaattaaaattaaaaaaaaagaatggaggaggaATGTCAACTATTCAACATGGAGGCGGAGGTCGATAAGCTGCAACTGATGTTCCAGAAAGCTGACTCTGATCTGGATTACATTCAGTACAGGTTGGAATATGAAATCAAGACTAATTATCCCGATTCAGCAGGCAAGAAAAGTCCAGTTACACTCTTAAAGGAATTGTCAGCAATAAAGCCTCGATATCAAACTTTGCATGCACGCTTTAAACCAATTGCTGTCGAGCATAAAGAGACTAAGAGCCGCATTTGTGCTACTTTCAATAAGACTATGACCTTGAtacaagaactacaaaaacaaacagacctGAAGCTCTTACCACTGACTGAAGAAGAGAAAACTGTGGCAGAGCAATTAAGAGCTCACATGTCAGACTTATGATGAAGAAATGGACTTGCAAAAGGAAACTCTAATAGGGAAGAGATCAATTCCAGAGAGATTTAGGAAGATGTCTTGTTCGCATTTGATGACTGTTGGTGGGGGGATGACAAAGGAGATTTGGCTTGGGTTACTGGATAGTGATGCCTGCCACAAGACAGGGGAATACGGGAAGAAGGGCAGATATTGTGCTCATAATGTTCAGCCAAAGGGATGGAAtggaaatagattttaaaaaatatacgcATATACACTTAGTCTTGTAATTTCAGGCAAGTAAGTCTCAACACCattttgtatctgtttttgtaTAATCAGGATAACACAGATGTCCTGGCCTAttgtaaaagaaaattatgtACTATCAGTCAGTCAAATGTGAATGAACATGCTTTGGAAATtaaaggatagaaaaaaaaaagaaagaaaggaagaatggatgtggcgatcattttgcaatgtacacctgaaactaatgttatatgtcaaatatagttCAAGATAAAAGaaagtcgggcttccctggtggcgcagtggttgagaatccgcctgccaatgcaggggacacgggttcgagccctggtccaggaagatcccacatgccgtggagcaactaagcctgtgtgccacaactactgagcctgcgctctagagcccacaagccacaactactgaagcctgcgtgcttagagcccatgctccacaacaagagaagacactggaatgagaagcccgtgcaccccaacaaagagtagcccccactcgccacaaatagagaaagcccgcgcacagcaacgaagacccaatgcagccaaaaataaataaataaatgaatgaataaataaagattaaaaaaagtcaacatcctaaatgaaaaataaaatgaatggctCAGATTTTAGAAGCAAGCAACGGagcttctggtttttgtttttaattgtgattAAACACACACAGTGTCAAATTTACCATTTGAACCACTTCATGCACAATTCAGTGGCGTTAAGTATATCCACAgtactgtgcaaccatcaccgctcTCCAATTCCAGAACTTGGGTGTGTATGTTTTGCGCACTGAACAAACTGAGTATTCATCAGATTCTGCGGAAAGCAGAGAGCGTGGAGTTTCTTGGCAGTCAGCGTCACTGCATCTAAAGGCCCGTGTCTGATGGGGGCTCCCGTTTCCTCCTTTCCAGTGGGCTCCCGCGCACGGGGCGTGTGACGGCACGCTTTATTTTCCTCTCGATTTCGCTTCGGCTGAGCCTAGGAACAGTCCTGGGCACGGTGCTGATTAGTAACTTCCGCTTGACCCTAATTAGGACCGAGGCTCTTATAGTCCATCAACCTGACGCAGGCGGCTTCTGGGTGGAGCAAGGGTTAAAATCCTTTTGACATGAACCTGAAGCTTCGCTCCCTCTCGTC is a window of Eschrichtius robustus isolate mEscRob2 chromosome 11, mEscRob2.pri, whole genome shotgun sequence DNA encoding:
- the LOC137772540 gene encoding spindle and kinetochore-associated protein 2 yields the protein MEAEVDKLQLMFQKADSDLDYIQYRLEYEIKTNYPDSAGKKSPVTLLKELSAIKPRYQTLHARFKPIAVEHKETKSRICATFNKTMTLIQELQKQTDLKLLPLTEEEKTVAEQLRAHMSDL